The Antechinus flavipes isolate AdamAnt ecotype Samford, QLD, Australia chromosome 4, AdamAnt_v2, whole genome shotgun sequence genomic interval CGGAGCCCAGCCGGGGGGCGTCTGCCCTCAGGGGGCTTGCAGCCAGCCCGAGGGAACGTAGAGGGAAGGGTGGGAGGCCCAGGTGAGCCTCAGACCCTGGTGGAGAGCCGGAGCCCGGCGGGCATCATGGAAAGTTACCCgggtcccctcccccccacaggCCTGCTAACTCACTTAGGAAAGGGAAAAACCCGGCTGGGGGGCGGGCCCTGGGAGGGGCGGGAGGGGCCGACTTCGGGGCGCGGGGCCTGGCGGGCGAGCTCCGGCTGGGGAGGCCGGAGCTGGGGAGCAGGAGCAGGTGCTCTGCCGGGGTGGGCGCGCACACCAGGTGGTCCCTGCAGTTCCCGACCTGCCCCGGGGCAGGGGGGGCCGGTGCGCTGGCTGCAGGGctgccccccccacccccaggctgGCCCTGACGGCctgtttctttccctcccaaggacctgaaagagaagaaggaagtggTGGAGGAGGCGGAGAACGGCCGAGATGCCCCCGCTAACGGGAACGCGGTGAGTGCCCCAGCCCCCGCGGGCGGGTGGGGGGCCGGCCCCTAGGGCGCTCGGGAGGGTTGCTCCAAAGTCTGTGCCCCCTTGTGGGGAGCCGGGGCAGCTGTGCTGAGGGTGCCTTCTTTCCCTCCAGAACGAGGAGAATGGAGAACAGGAGGCTGACAATGAAgtagatgaagaggaagaagagggtggagaagaagaggatgaggaggaggaaggagatggTGAGTGTGCTGGGGCAGGGGGAGCCCAGGGGTCTGAGTGACAGCACACAGCCTTCTGGATCTGGGGCAGCCGGACCGGGGACTCCCGCTTTGCGTCAGGGCTCTTTTGGGCCGGTGGGCTGTGGCCAATCCATCCTGTTCTCGGCCCCCAGATCCCGTAACTAGTCTCTTTCCTGGCTCAGAAATGACTTCACTAACCGGGTTGGGGAGGGGGCGGGGTCTGTGAGGTCCCTGTGGGTACGAGGACAAGCCCTTTGCTGTCTCCTCCAGGTGAGGAAGAAGATGGAGACGAGGATGATGAAGCTGACACAGCTACAGGCAAAAGGGCAGCTGAAGATGATGAGGTGAGCCGCGGGCCAGGGGGAGGGGGGCCGCACCCCAGGGCCGGTGGAGGGGCCCCGGGCTGACCCCCTGCTCTCCTTTTTGTTTGCCAGGAGGAGGACGTGGACACCAAGAAGCAGAAGACCGATGAGGATGACTAGAtggcagaaacaagaaaaaagaaaaaaaaaagggaaaaaaatttaaattaaaaaaaagagagagaaagaaaagaaaaggccacCGTGACCTATTCACCCTCAACTTCCCGTCTCAGAATCTAAACGTGGTCACCTTCGAGTAGAGAGGCCCGGCCCACCGGGGCGCCAGCACCCACGCAGATGACACGCTCCTGACCGACCGCCACCAACCACCAATGAGAATTCCGACAGGGGAGGAAAAAACCAGACCAAAACTTCCAAGGccctgctttttttcttaaaagtactttaaaaaggaaaatttgtttgtatttttatttacattttatatttttgtacatattgttaGGGGGGTCAGCCATTTTTCCGTGATCTCGGACGACCAAACAGCCTTTGCCGTGTTCTCTGTCCTGCTTCTGACTTTACTTGTGGTGTGACCATGTTCCTTACGatctcaaaggagaaaaaaaaccttgtaaaaaaagcaaaaacgaCAACAAAAAATACAATCTTATTCCGAGCattccaataacttttttttgtgtCTGTACTTAGCTGTACAATAAATAGTTGGTTTGTATGAGATGGTTAAAAGGCCAAAGATAaaaggtatttcttttttttttccttt includes:
- the PTMA gene encoding prothymosin alpha, with translation MSDTAVDTSSEISTKDLKEKKEVVEEAENGRDAPANGNANEENGEQEADNEVDEEEEEGGEEEDEEEEGDGEEEDGDEDDEADTATGKRAAEDDEEEDVDTKKQKTDEDD